The Malus domestica chromosome 10, GDT2T_hap1 nucleotide sequence TCTTCTCCTGGACCCCACCTCTCCATCAATCATCCTTCACCCCTCCATCACATTTCTAACCCCCCATCAGACTCTCTCCTTCCCTACACCGAACCTACCCTCCATTCCCACCCCATTCCGTCCGATACTTCTTCTCCTCTCGCCACATCATCCTCTCCACCCCCATGCCAGTCCCATCGTCCTAAGCAACCTCCGATTTGGCATAAAAACTATCACGTTACTAATCAAGTCAGTCATTTTCCTTTGCAGCCTCGTGTTCCCTCAGGTACTCGGTATCCTCTTTCTAATTTTCTTTCCTACTCACGTCTTTCTCCTACCCACTGTGCTTTTCTAGCTACCATTACAAGTTCTATCGAGCCTACTTCATATGCTTAGGCTATCCTTGATCCCAATTGGCGACAGGCTATGCATGTTGAATTAGAGGCTTTACAACACAATAATACATGGAGCATGGTTCCCCTCCCTGCTGGTCATAAACCTATTGGATGCAAATGGGTTTATAAAATCAAATACAAGTCTGATGGTACCATTGAGCGGTACAAGGCTCGTCTTGTTGCAAAAGGATACACTCAAGTTGAGGGCATCGACTATCATGAAACTTTTTCTCCTACTGCCAAACTCACAACTCTCCGCTGTCTCCTTACGGTAGATGCTTCCCGTCATTGGTTCGTCCATCAATTAGATGTTCAAAATGCCTTTTTACATGGTGATTTGCATGAGCTTGTCTTTATGGAACATCCTCCTGGTATTCGCCGACAGGGAGAGAACGTTGTATGTCGGCTCAACAAATCTCTCTACGGACTCAAACAGGCTTCTAGAAATTGGTTTTCCACATTTTCAGCTACTATTCAGAAAGCTGGCTATCAACAATCAAAAGTTGATTATTCTCTTTTTACCAAGGCTCAAGGTACTTCATTCATTGTTGTCCTcatctatgtagatgacatactTCTTACAGGAAATGATCTTCAAGAGATGGAACGACTCAAAACATTTCTCCTCACACGCTTCCGCATCAAAGACCTTggtgatttaaaatattttttggggaTTGAATTCTCTCGTTCTAAAAAAGGCATTTTCATGTCTCAAAGAAAATATGCACTAGATATTTTGCAGGATTCTGGGCTTACGAGGGCACGTCCATACAAGTTTCCAATGgaacaaaatttgaaacttgttgatgcacaaaaccggatgtcttggaacaacgtaaatccgaccgtgaatctgcaagtaatgtaaatgacacaagagttatcgtggttcaccccaaggtttgggctacgtccacactgaatatgtatttatctgagagtatttgtgagagAAGGAACTCTGTGAGtgaagagctttgagaggggatgagaaggctccagaaattGGCCtccgagagtgagagtgagctCCCCTTAGAAtgagggtaggagtccccttttatagaataaggggctcctcctcctttacaaagtatgggctttagtgtgaggcccaaatacaaggcccaaggcccaaatatacgaggccctaaatatggtataaacagtagtcccccaagtcttcagtcaagagagtcttttggctggagacttgaaattcagtccatgtgtgggccgaagtaactgatgctcgatatgaggcggtgcccaatctgaaatgatgctcaactagaagtagcacatgctgtgaggctgctcggctcgtggcttatgttgccttggttagctcGACTTGCGGCGtttaaaggtgagggagtcccttttatagaataagggctcgctcctcaatacatgaatgatgggctagagttgatgctctctaatgatggtgagggagtcccttttatagaataagggttcactcctcagtacatgaataatgggtgctctctaatgaaagtgagggattcctttttatagaataagggctcactcctcaatacataagtgatgggctagagtcccccaaatatttttcatgaggcccagttgaggcccaatatatggtacataatgtagtcccccaagtcttcggtcaatagagtctgttggctggagacttcaaattgaatccatgtatgggccgaagtggcggttgttcggaggcggtctttgtagaccatgcactgaagctttgtaagtgaagctttgcaagtgaagctttgcaagtgaagctttgaagctatagctctgtaaatgaagtctttgaagctagagctctgtaaatgaagcttttgaagctagagcttcttgtaaatgaagcttttgaagctagagctcttgtaaatgaagtctttgaagctagagctctgtaaatgaagtctttgaagctgattgacatgagtgatgctcatgaatgtttatgttgattgacatgagtgatgctcatggatgttgtcatgagtgatgctcatgaatgttgacatgaatgatggtcatgaatgtttatgtatgattatcatgagtgatgctcatgaatgtctatgtatgaatgacatgagtaatgctcatgtataatttggagtacttggcgtacttttgatcgcctggttggagctattttgggcttatgggttttcgccctctacacaacattccagcccatttactttgggctttgccccttttttttttcttttttaccctctgatggggtttatacagatgtcatTTCTCACTTGTTATGACTGATACAAGATTAATCCCTTTCCCACTTGCAAATTTGAATGCTGCTTCCTCCGTGAGAATCTTCAAAAGTGCATAAACCCATCCActtgcttttcttgtttttgtttcttttttttttcttttcacttttgctTTGCACTGTGTCTGTCTTTTACTTTCTTCTTTTTCGACAAGATGATGGAcggaaatgaagcttttgaaggatGACCCCTGCTTCGAGTGGTGTCCCCGTGCTTTTgcatgtttattccttgcttttctttcttcttttctcttttccttttttcttttgctttctcagaaaATGAAGATGCATGAGATGGGTCATTGATCTCATCCAGCAGGTTGTCTGCAGCATACAGagcattttttatttgaaaaaccTGTCGCTGTGGATGTCattcttttgagaaagcaagcactCGAGAATGCATTCCTTGCAAAAGACGTGGCCTTTCTGGCAGCGCATGGGGTCGATGAAGGGTTTGAGGCAGAGGCAGCAGGCGTCGAAGGGCTTGATGGAGTCTCTGTCGAGCCATTCCCTCTGGGTTCCATAGCTGAGCTTCTTCTTCTCGTCGTAGGTGAAGAAAGCGAGGTCGTTGTTGTTCTTCGAGTGCTTCTGCGACATCTTTTCGAATTGAATTAAAATCTACTCTTCTGATCGTGGATTTtaatttttcgaatttttgattAGGGAGAAGTCATCCGTAGCTGCTTTTGCTCTGAGCTGGAGAAATGCTCTACTACTGAGTCAACCCGCTCACCGAGTCATCCTTCACTGTTTCCTCAGACAGCAATTCACTGTCGACAGAAAAATTCACTCGACAACGGGTCCGCCGAATCACGACAGATCTTATTGAATTGGGCCACTGATCTGCTCGCTGAGTTCAGCTATTGCTTGTGGTTAATTAGAATTTGAACTCGTGATTTCAGTGAAATGGATCGGCAGGCGATGACGGTTGGGCTGGCCATGGATACATCGATCATGCACGATAGCGACCGGTATGATTTCGTCCGAGATATTGGGTCTGGAAACTTTCAAGGTCACCAGGCTGATGCGGACAGGCAGACTAGGGAACTCGTCGCCGTCAAGTACGTGGcaataaaattgatgaaaatgttcGAAGAGAGATAATAAATCATAGGTCTTTGAGGCACCTGAACATCATCAGATTCAAGGAGGTTATTCTTACTCCTACCCATCTGACCATTGTGATGGAATATGCTTCTGAAGGAGATGGCAGACGGCGGCGCTGGTATGCGCGTCTGTGCATGAGGAGAGGGTTTGGGCGATGCATCCTCGTCGCCGAAGTCTGCCATGGGAATGAGAAGCTCGCGATCTCACGGTTCTCTGTCTCTGCTCGCCATTACAATCGATGATGACGACTTCTCATCGCCCATCACCAGCAGACCCCTAATTGATATACGACGCCGTTCCAACGCCGCAACGCGGGgcctttttttttgtcgaataattttggcaCCGACGAGTAGAGATCGGAGCTCAGCTTCCTCTCTTCGGATGACTTGGGTGCCTCCTGCAAGCCCGAGCCAGCCGAAGAACATCGGGTCCTGAAGGGGCTGGTGCTACTGATGGGTGCACCCTTGTCGGGTTTGGGATCGGGAAGAGGAAGACGACAGCGGATCTTATGCGGTGGACGAGAGAGGGAGTGGGAGTGAGTGAGATCATAATCTGGAATTTGGATCTGGAATCGTttgtttctctttgttttgggtttttgtgattttgcagattcacggtggaggtgaaaaatgaaaaagaaccgacacaacttttcgtatcgattcccacagacggcgccaaatgttgatgcacaaaaccggatgtcttggaacaacgtaaatccgaccgtgaatctgcaagtaatgtaaatgacacaagagttatcgtggttcaccccaaggtttgggctacgtccacactgaatatgtatttatctgagagtatttgtgagagAAGGAACTCTGTGAGtgaagagctttgagaggggatgagaaggctccagaaattGGCCtccgagagtgagagtgagctCCCCTTAGAAtgagggtaggagtccccttttatagaataaggggctcctcctcctttacaaagtatgggctttagtgtgaggcccaaatacaaggcccaaggcccaaatatacgaggccctaaatatggtataaacaaaactCACTCCCACTGATGGAGCTTTGTTAGATGATCCCACCAAGTACAGAAGACTAGTCGGACGATTGATTTATCTTACTGTCACCAGGCCTGACATAGTCTTTTCAGTTCGCACAttgagtcaatttatgcatgagcCCCACAAACCTCATTGGGATGCAGCTTTACGAATTCTCAGGTATATCAAAGGCACTCCTAGTCAAGGCTTGTTATTCTCTGCCTCTGATAATCTTGAGTTAAAGGCTTTTTGTGATTCTGACTGGGGAGGTTGTCGTGCAACTAGAAGGTCAGTTACAGGGTATTGTGTTTTTCTTGGAAATTCTCTCATCTCATGGAAGTCCAAGAAACAAGACAATGTTTCCAGATCGTCTGCAAAAGCTGAATATCGGGCTATGGCGAACACATGTTTAGAATTAACTTGGTTGCGCTATATATTGCAAGATTTGCAGGTTCCGCAAAAGGCTCCCATACCATTATTTTGCGACAATCAAGCCGCCCTGTATATTGCAGCTAATCCCGTTTTTCATGAGCGGACAAAGCATATTGAAATTGATTGTTACATTGTTCGAGAAAAACTGCAAGCTGGAATGATTAGTCCTTCACATATTCCCACACGTTTCCAGTTAGCAGATTTATTTACTAAGGCCTTGGGGAAAGATCACTTTGAGACATTACGCAACAAGTTGGGACTTCATAACATtcactctccaacttgagggggagtattaggaaatattatacGATATTATATGTAAATATCTTGTATTATATTTACCTAAATAGGTTTGAGTCAAATCTCACCAAATATGGGTTATTGTTCCCTAGCCTTTAATGTAGGGTTGAATAGTTGACTTGTTATGTATATATTGTACAACAATGTAATAAACGAAGCATTCAATCTGCCATTCTCATAGCATTTTTAGTGTTCAGTCATTTCAACAATGGATTGGAAGCCATGGATATTTGTGAGAGTTTGTTTGGGTACTGGCCTTGCCTTGCTCGTGATTTCAAGAGAGGCAATGGAAATGGTGATTCTTGCTATGAATTTGGTAGTGATGAAGGAAGATATGgaaatacattgaaatgaacTGCAGATTGTCTTTTCGGAAGCTCAAATTCGTATGGTGAAATAAGGGATGATGGAAACAACTATTTACAGTAGGCAGGGTTGAGCATGAGGAGGATTTACTGATGGGTAAATTGAAGATGTTTTGGAGATTGTAAGATATCTGGCTTGTGGTTGTCCACAACTTTTTCAAGTCAGAGGCTTTGATTGTGACTTTGTACGAATGAATAATTATGTTGGACAAAACCTTCTTAATCAATACTTGGTAtaaattgttcaaaaaaaaaaaaaacttggtatAAATTGTTGTTATAAGGAGACGGATATACTGTGCTAACTAATTTATCTAAACCTAATTGGAAGCGATGAACACATTACCTTGACCAACTAATCTAACCCACATGCTAttgattgccttttgttaagGCGATAACACAGCAGGTGGCATCAGTGGACAAATTAACTTATGAAAGGACAATTGGCATGAATCAAAATCATCGAAAGAAGGCTTGTCTGCCTCATGAAGGCACAACGATAAAGTTCTTTAAGAAAGCAAACCTTAGATTTGATGGTTAATAGACTTGATTATGCTGCCTGATGCATCAACAAAATCATCTTCCTTAAATATTTGACAAGAATAATGAAGTTTATCTGTTTATGTACGGAAATATCATTTTAATACACCCATTTTCACTGATTTATTTAAGAAAACGAACTTGAACATTAGGGAAAATGCTGATTGAGTAGGGGTTAATCCTAAACGGATAAAGTTATACAGTCctgatatataatatataaatccAACAAAACGAATAGCATCACTGACTGTACAAGTAGGAAAAGTGTCAGGATGTTTTCTGCTCTAAGCAAAACTTTTGTATTTATCAATACCCTTCGGCATTCTGAACTGAAGCAATTACCCTTCTCATTCAGTTCCAATACACAACTAAGGTGCTTCGCTTAATCAAAATACCTAGAAATCGATCACTGGTTTCATTTGAGTACCTCTCCTGGCACATACTggcccggggcggaccactttccgggcccgttccaccactgtagcactatattgtccgctttgggcttaccattccctcatggttttgtttttgggaactcacgagcaacttcctagtgggtcacccatcatgagattgctctcgcgcgctactcgcttaactttggagttccgatggaacctgaagccagtgagctcctaaaaggcctcgtgctaggtcgagatgagaatatacatttaaggatcacttccctgggcgatgtgggatcttacaatccacccccttttgggaactcacgaacaacttcccagtgggtcacccatcataagattgctctcgcgcgctactcgcttaactttggagttccgatggaacccgaagccagtgagctcccaaaaggtctcgtgctaggtagggatgagaatatacatttaaggatcactcccctgaacaatgtgggatcttacatctCTAGGGTAGACGGTAGACCTCCAGTATTTTTTTGGTCAACACTAACTTGAAAAATcaaatactttaaaaaaaacaaaaataaaaaaaaaccaaaaatctcAATCGTTCtcataaatgaaataaaaaataaatttaagaaagaggagagagaaagaggcgagaaaaaaatgagaagataACAACTCACATATATGAGTAAATTGTAAATGcaaagataattaaaaaaacaactATGACATCACTTGTCACGTGgataaattttgtttctttatgaaataaataaaaaaactacgTCTCTCTTCTAAATATggacttggatcctctcctgagctattGCCAACGGAGCCTAGGGATCCATTAATCACAGCCTTTCAAACTTGATCCTACGGATAAACTTCCTTAGCCCACTAAATTATTTCGAGGACTACGTGAGGTCGCCGTCGAACAGAGGGACGTTGGACTTGCCCGCGAATAGAGGGGTTGGGGTAGTTGAGGTCGCTGGAGGAGAGATGGGTGGAGTTGGGGGACTAGGTGGCGTCGCCATCAAAGAGACGGTTGACGTTGGACTCGTCGGTGAACAAAGTGGTTTGGGTAGTTGAGGTCATCAAAGAAGAGATGGGTGGAGTTGGGGTTGCTAGGGATGGAAGGTATTGGGATGAGCTCGCCGATGAAGAGAAGGTTTGGGGATGGGCTCGCCTGAGAAGAGAGGGATTGGGGTGGGTTCATCGGAGAACTGAGGGATTTAGGGAGAAGAGAGGTCGAAATTTTTGAAGGAAGGAAGTTTCTTGGCTGTAGGATTGATTTGAAGGGCTGTAATTAATGGATCCCTAGGCTCCGTTGGCAATAGCTCAAGAGAGGATCCAAGTCCCTAAATATTGTCTTGTAATTTGACTCTATgtgtaattatttttaaataaaatgtacTCTTTTTTCCAACTTATATATTAATATCTTCTCATGTTGGCTTTCCCCAAAACGAAACCTTAAATAAAACCCTCCTTGAAACCTCAGACATTCAGCTTTTGTCTGTCCTTCACAAAATGTCTCTGACACCAATATCTTTGCTCACTCTCTgtatccttctccttctccttcttcctcccacCGCCACCCTAACCCTCCACAACCTCCTCCAAAGCCAAGGCCTCCCTGCCGGGCTCTTCCCGGACAATGTGAAGTCCTACAATCTCGACCAGATGGGCCACCTGGAGGTGCATCTGGACCGTTCTTGCATGACCAAGTTCGAGACAAGAGTTTACTTTGAGAGCATAGTCAGAGCTAATCTCAGCTATGGCGTGCTCAGAGGCTTGAAGGGTTTGACTCAGGAGGAGCTTTTTCTTTGGCTGCCGGTGAAGGGAATCTCAGTGAGCGATCCGTCTTCTGGGTTGATTTTGTTTGACATTGGTGTTGCCCATAAgcagctttctctctctctatttgaAGAGCCCCCTGtctgcaagcctcaatctcaaGGTACTAAAAAAATCCCAtctttttattctctttttctctctacaAATTCAGTAGACTTGTACTAATCTTTGAAATGAAATGtaaatttgggaatttttatTCTCCACAATTAAATTCCAATTGTCTATTTGAGCCTTGGGCAATGGAAAGATTGTTCCTCTGTGATCTCGAGTTGTGAGAATAGTCTCTTTACAAAACAAGAGTAAGGCTGAGTCCGATAGACGTTTCTCCCGACCTTTGCAAAGTAGGGAGCTTTGTTAATTTGGGGTCGCGCCTTTTGTCTATTTGATATTTGATCCAATGTATTAGTGAAAAGAAGTGAGTTGCGCACGCCTTTTTCTCCAATGTACATCCTGGATTTTATGTGGCGTTTGAATAAATCTTAAAGGGAGCGCTGGATGAGAAAATGGTTGTGT carries:
- the LOC103412504 gene encoding uncharacterized protein; this encodes MSLTPISLLTLCILLLLLLPPTATLTLHNLLQSQGLPAGLFPDNVKSYNLDQMGHLEVHLDRSCMTKFETRVYFESIVRANLSYGVLRGLKGLTQEELFLWLPVKGISVSDPSSGLILFDIGVAHKQLSLSLFEEPPVCKPQSQG